From Gopherus flavomarginatus isolate rGopFla2 chromosome 16, rGopFla2.mat.asm, whole genome shotgun sequence, a single genomic window includes:
- the TRMT1 gene encoding tRNA (guanine(26)-N(2))-dimethyltransferase isoform X1, which translates to MKAKFTLLAWFMRHGILQPGRTVTNQLAGRGRRFQPPEDLPARKLCPSKDMEGECLQEANGSHPEQREERPPTSDLAMDAGSCAGPVKTGETVITEGKAKIIFPSANEVFYNPVQEFNRDLTCAVITEFIRLQLLAKGIQIAVPGEEKIEKVVVDLSEGEETGSEPAPDGEGAAQAMAVGEVCKEGVRILEALAASGLRSIRFAKEVPGLQAVVANDFSSKAVELMARNIQFNGVGHLVTSSLADARMLMYQQKAEKHPFDIIDLDPYGSPAIFLDAAVQAVSEGGLLCVTCTDMAVMAGNSGETCYSKYGAMSIKGKFCHEMALRIILHSLDLRANCYQRYIVPLLSVSADFYIRVFVRVFTGQATAKASASKQALLYNCVGCGTHHFQRLGKMTSHGSNFKYSAASGPPVGPSCEHCHQRHQLGGPVWAEPLHDQAFVQRVLSALGSNPGRFGTQDRIQGVLSMVTEELSDVPLYYTLDCLSSTIHCNTPSLLQFRSALLHAGYRVSLSHACKNAIKTDAPPSILWDIMRCWERLHPVKRERLSDTSPAFHILSVEPTLQASFTIREDANPKSRKQGLKRFQENPEAYWGPKARAKAGGGISTSLQDKRKLHQNKRKERAEDRSHVKNSPCKRLKEGSGAGAEKCCPSPEAAPEAVKTESPPQ; encoded by the exons ATGAAGGCTAAGTTCACTCTACTGGCTTGGTTTATGAGACACGGCATCCTGCAGCCAGGCAGAACTGTAACAAATCAGCTGGCTGGAAGGGGCCGGAGATTCCAACCACCTGAAGATCTGCCAGCCAGAAAGCTCTGCCCTTCCAAGGACATGGAGGGGGAATGCCTCCAGGAAGCCAATGGCTCCCATCCAGAGCAGCGTGAGGAGCGGCCGCCTACTTCTGATCTAGCGATGGACGCTGGGAGCTGCGCTGGCCCTGTGAAAACTGGGGAAACCGTGATCACGGAGGGGAAAGCGAAGATCATCTTCCCCAGTGCCAACGAAGTGTTCTACAACCCCGTGCAAGAGTTTAACCGAGACCTGAC GTGCGCCGTGATCACAGAATTCATTCGCCTTCAGCTTTTGGCCAAGGGGATTCAGA TTGCTGTCCCAGGAGAGGAGAAGATCGAGAAGGTGGTTGTGGATCTTTCCGAAGGGGAGGAGACTGGGTCGGAACCAGCGCccgatggggagggggcagcgcaggCGATGGCAGTGGGAGAAGTATGCAAG GAAGGAGTGCGGATCTTGGAGGCTTTGGCCGCCTCGGGGCTCCGCTCCATCCGCTTTGCCAAGGAGGTGCCTGGCCTCCAGGCCGTGGTGGCCAACGATTTCTCCTCCAAAGCTGTGGAGCTCATGGCGAGGAACATCCAGTTCAATGGAGTTGGGCACCTGGTGACGTCGAGCTTGGCCGATGCCAG GATGCTGATGTATCAGCAGAAGGCGGAGAAGCATCCGTTCGACATCATCGACCTGGACCCGTACGGCAGCCCTGCCATCTTCCTGGATGCCGCCGTGCAGGCAGTGAGTGAAggag GCCTGCTGTGCGTGACCTGCACCGACATGGCGGTGATGGCCGGGAACAGCGGGGAGACGTGTTACAGCAAGTATGGAGCCATGTCCATCAAGGGCAAGTTCTGCCATGAGATG GCCCTGCGGATCATCTTGCACAGCCTGGACCTGCGGGCCAACTGCTACCAGCGCTACATCGTGCCACTCCTGTCGGTCAGCGCCGACTTCTATATCCGGGTCTTCGTGCGGGTCTTCACCGGCCAGGCCACAGCGAAAGCCTCTGCCAG CAAACAAGCCCTGCTGTATAACTGTGTGGGCTGCGGGACGCACCACTTCCAGAGACTCGGCAAGATGACCAGCCACGGGAGCAA TTTTAAATACTCGGCTGCCTCAGGCCCCCCAGTGGGCCCCTCCTGTGAGCACTGCCACCAGCGACACCAG CTGGGTGGTCCCGTGTGGGCAGAGCCCCTCCACGACCAAGCCTTTGTCCAGAGGGTCCTGTCGGCCTTGGGGAGCAACCCGGGACGGTTCGGGACACAGGATCGGATCCAGGGGGTGCTCAGCATGGTGACCGAG GAGCTGAGCGATGTCCCGTTGtactacaccctggactgcctgAGCAGCACCATCCActgcaacaccccctccctgctgcagttCAG ATCCGCCCTTCTCCATGCCGGCTACCGCGTGTCGCTCTCCCACGCCTGCAAGAACGCCATCAAGACGGATGCGCCGCCCTCCATCCTCTGGGACATCATGAGATGCTGG GAGAGACTCCACCCTGTGAAGAGAGAGCGACTCTCCGACACCAGCCCAGCCTTCCACATCCTCTCCGTGGAGCCCAC gctgcaggcatccTTCACCATCCGCGAGGACGCCAACCCCAAATCCAGGAAGCAGGGTCTGAAACGATTCCAGGAGAATCCCGAAGCATACTGGGGCCCCAAAGCCAGGGCTAAAGCAGG GGGGGGCATTTCCACCTCCCTGCAGGACAAGAGGAAGCTGCATCAGAACAAGCGGAAGGAGAGAGCAGAGGACAGGAGCCATGTGAAAAACAGCCCCTGCAAAAGGCTCAAGGAG GGGAGCGGCGCGGGGGCTGAGAAGTGCTGTCCCTCCCCTGAAGCGGCCCCAGAGGCTGTGAAGACCGAGAGCCCCCCCCAGTAG
- the TRMT1 gene encoding tRNA (guanine(26)-N(2))-dimethyltransferase isoform X2, which yields MKAKFTLLAWFMRHGILQPGRTVTNQLAGRGRRFQPPEDLPARKLCPSKDMEGECLQEANGSHPEQREERPPTSDLAMDAGSCAGPVKTGETVITEGKAKIIFPSANEVFYNPVQEFNRDLTCAVITEFIRLQLLAKGIQIAVPGEEKIEKVVVDLSEGEETGSEPAPDGEGAAQAMAVGEVCKEGVRILEALAASGLRSIRFAKEVPGLQAVVANDFSSKAVELMARNIQFNGVGHLVTSSLADARMLMYQQKAEKHPFDIIDLDPYGSPAIFLDAAVQAVSEGGLLCVTCTDMAVMAGNSGETCYSKYGAMSIKGKFCHEMALRIILHSLDLRANCYQRYIVPLLSVSADFYIRVFVRVFTGQATAKASASKQALLYNCVGCGTHHFQRLGKMTSHGSNFKYSAASGPPVGPSCEHCHQRHQVSPPLPPVHPTLVQLGTLPLPTLLSPPAGWSRVGRAPPRPSLCPEGPVGLGEQPGTVRDTGSDPGGAQHGDRGAERCPVVLHPGLPEQHHPLQHPLPAAVQIRPSPCRLPRVALPRLQERHQDGCAALHPLGHHEMLGETPPCEERATLRHQPSLPHPLRGAHGGHFHLPAGQEEAASEQAEGESRGQEPCEKQPLQKAQGGERRGG from the exons ATGAAGGCTAAGTTCACTCTACTGGCTTGGTTTATGAGACACGGCATCCTGCAGCCAGGCAGAACTGTAACAAATCAGCTGGCTGGAAGGGGCCGGAGATTCCAACCACCTGAAGATCTGCCAGCCAGAAAGCTCTGCCCTTCCAAGGACATGGAGGGGGAATGCCTCCAGGAAGCCAATGGCTCCCATCCAGAGCAGCGTGAGGAGCGGCCGCCTACTTCTGATCTAGCGATGGACGCTGGGAGCTGCGCTGGCCCTGTGAAAACTGGGGAAACCGTGATCACGGAGGGGAAAGCGAAGATCATCTTCCCCAGTGCCAACGAAGTGTTCTACAACCCCGTGCAAGAGTTTAACCGAGACCTGAC GTGCGCCGTGATCACAGAATTCATTCGCCTTCAGCTTTTGGCCAAGGGGATTCAGA TTGCTGTCCCAGGAGAGGAGAAGATCGAGAAGGTGGTTGTGGATCTTTCCGAAGGGGAGGAGACTGGGTCGGAACCAGCGCccgatggggagggggcagcgcaggCGATGGCAGTGGGAGAAGTATGCAAG GAAGGAGTGCGGATCTTGGAGGCTTTGGCCGCCTCGGGGCTCCGCTCCATCCGCTTTGCCAAGGAGGTGCCTGGCCTCCAGGCCGTGGTGGCCAACGATTTCTCCTCCAAAGCTGTGGAGCTCATGGCGAGGAACATCCAGTTCAATGGAGTTGGGCACCTGGTGACGTCGAGCTTGGCCGATGCCAG GATGCTGATGTATCAGCAGAAGGCGGAGAAGCATCCGTTCGACATCATCGACCTGGACCCGTACGGCAGCCCTGCCATCTTCCTGGATGCCGCCGTGCAGGCAGTGAGTGAAggag GCCTGCTGTGCGTGACCTGCACCGACATGGCGGTGATGGCCGGGAACAGCGGGGAGACGTGTTACAGCAAGTATGGAGCCATGTCCATCAAGGGCAAGTTCTGCCATGAGATG GCCCTGCGGATCATCTTGCACAGCCTGGACCTGCGGGCCAACTGCTACCAGCGCTACATCGTGCCACTCCTGTCGGTCAGCGCCGACTTCTATATCCGGGTCTTCGTGCGGGTCTTCACCGGCCAGGCCACAGCGAAAGCCTCTGCCAG CAAACAAGCCCTGCTGTATAACTGTGTGGGCTGCGGGACGCACCACTTCCAGAGACTCGGCAAGATGACCAGCCACGGGAGCAA TTTTAAATACTCGGCTGCCTCAGGCCCCCCAGTGGGCCCCTCCTGTGAGCACTGCCACCAGCGACACCAGGtgagccccccgctccccccagtGCACCCCACTCTCGTACAGCTGGGCACACTGCCCTTACCTACTCTGCTCTCTCCCCCAGCTGGGTGGTCCCGTGTGGGCAGAGCCCCTCCACGACCAAGCCTTTGTCCAGAGGGTCCTGTCGGCCTTGGGGAGCAACCCGGGACGGTTCGGGACACAGGATCGGATCCAGGGGGTGCTCAGCATGGTGACCGAG GAGCTGAGCGATGTCCCGTTGtactacaccctggactgcctgAGCAGCACCATCCActgcaacaccccctccctgctgcagttCAG ATCCGCCCTTCTCCATGCCGGCTACCGCGTGTCGCTCTCCCACGCCTGCAAGAACGCCATCAAGACGGATGCGCCGCCCTCCATCCTCTGGGACATCATGAGATGCTGG GAGAGACTCCACCCTGTGAAGAGAGAGCGACTCTCCGACACCAGCCCAGCCTTCCACATCCTCTCCGTGGAGCCCAC GGGGGGCATTTCCACCTCCCTGCAGGACAAGAGGAAGCTGCATCAGAACAAGCGGAAGGAGAGAGCAGAGGACAGGAGCCATGTGAAAAACAGCCCCTGCAAAAGGCTCAAGGAG GGGAGCGGCGCGGGGGCTGA
- the TRMT1 gene encoding tRNA (guanine(26)-N(2))-dimethyltransferase isoform X3, whose amino-acid sequence MKAKFTLLAWFMRHGILQPGRTVTNQLAGRGRRFQPPEDLPARKLCPSKDMEGECLQEANGSHPEQREERPPTSDLAMDAGSCAGPVKTGETVITEGKAKIIFPSANEVFYNPVQEFNRDLTCAVITEFIRLQLLAKGIQIAVPGEEKIEKVVVDLSEGEETGSEPAPDGEGAAQAMAVGEVCKEGVRILEALAASGLRSIRFAKEVPGLQAVVANDFSSKAVELMARNIQFNGVGHLVTSSLADARMLMYQQKAEKHPFDIIDLDPYGSPAIFLDAAVQAVSEGGLLCVTCTDMAVMAGNSGETCYSKYGAMSIKGKFCHEMALRIILHSLDLRANCYQRYIVPLLSVSADFYIRVFVRVFTGQATAKASASKQALLYNCVGCGTHHFQRLGKMTSHGSNFKYSAASGPPVGPSCEHCHQRHQLGGPVWAEPLHDQAFVQRVLSALGSNPGRFGTQDRIQGVLSMVTEELSDVPLYYTLDCLSSTIHCNTPSLLQFRSALLHAGYRVSLSHACKNAIKTDAPPSILWDIMRCWERLHPVKRERLSDTSPAFHILSVEPTGGISTSLQDKRKLHQNKRKERAEDRSHVKNSPCKRLKEGSGAGAEKCCPSPEAAPEAVKTESPPQ is encoded by the exons ATGAAGGCTAAGTTCACTCTACTGGCTTGGTTTATGAGACACGGCATCCTGCAGCCAGGCAGAACTGTAACAAATCAGCTGGCTGGAAGGGGCCGGAGATTCCAACCACCTGAAGATCTGCCAGCCAGAAAGCTCTGCCCTTCCAAGGACATGGAGGGGGAATGCCTCCAGGAAGCCAATGGCTCCCATCCAGAGCAGCGTGAGGAGCGGCCGCCTACTTCTGATCTAGCGATGGACGCTGGGAGCTGCGCTGGCCCTGTGAAAACTGGGGAAACCGTGATCACGGAGGGGAAAGCGAAGATCATCTTCCCCAGTGCCAACGAAGTGTTCTACAACCCCGTGCAAGAGTTTAACCGAGACCTGAC GTGCGCCGTGATCACAGAATTCATTCGCCTTCAGCTTTTGGCCAAGGGGATTCAGA TTGCTGTCCCAGGAGAGGAGAAGATCGAGAAGGTGGTTGTGGATCTTTCCGAAGGGGAGGAGACTGGGTCGGAACCAGCGCccgatggggagggggcagcgcaggCGATGGCAGTGGGAGAAGTATGCAAG GAAGGAGTGCGGATCTTGGAGGCTTTGGCCGCCTCGGGGCTCCGCTCCATCCGCTTTGCCAAGGAGGTGCCTGGCCTCCAGGCCGTGGTGGCCAACGATTTCTCCTCCAAAGCTGTGGAGCTCATGGCGAGGAACATCCAGTTCAATGGAGTTGGGCACCTGGTGACGTCGAGCTTGGCCGATGCCAG GATGCTGATGTATCAGCAGAAGGCGGAGAAGCATCCGTTCGACATCATCGACCTGGACCCGTACGGCAGCCCTGCCATCTTCCTGGATGCCGCCGTGCAGGCAGTGAGTGAAggag GCCTGCTGTGCGTGACCTGCACCGACATGGCGGTGATGGCCGGGAACAGCGGGGAGACGTGTTACAGCAAGTATGGAGCCATGTCCATCAAGGGCAAGTTCTGCCATGAGATG GCCCTGCGGATCATCTTGCACAGCCTGGACCTGCGGGCCAACTGCTACCAGCGCTACATCGTGCCACTCCTGTCGGTCAGCGCCGACTTCTATATCCGGGTCTTCGTGCGGGTCTTCACCGGCCAGGCCACAGCGAAAGCCTCTGCCAG CAAACAAGCCCTGCTGTATAACTGTGTGGGCTGCGGGACGCACCACTTCCAGAGACTCGGCAAGATGACCAGCCACGGGAGCAA TTTTAAATACTCGGCTGCCTCAGGCCCCCCAGTGGGCCCCTCCTGTGAGCACTGCCACCAGCGACACCAG CTGGGTGGTCCCGTGTGGGCAGAGCCCCTCCACGACCAAGCCTTTGTCCAGAGGGTCCTGTCGGCCTTGGGGAGCAACCCGGGACGGTTCGGGACACAGGATCGGATCCAGGGGGTGCTCAGCATGGTGACCGAG GAGCTGAGCGATGTCCCGTTGtactacaccctggactgcctgAGCAGCACCATCCActgcaacaccccctccctgctgcagttCAG ATCCGCCCTTCTCCATGCCGGCTACCGCGTGTCGCTCTCCCACGCCTGCAAGAACGCCATCAAGACGGATGCGCCGCCCTCCATCCTCTGGGACATCATGAGATGCTGG GAGAGACTCCACCCTGTGAAGAGAGAGCGACTCTCCGACACCAGCCCAGCCTTCCACATCCTCTCCGTGGAGCCCAC GGGGGGCATTTCCACCTCCCTGCAGGACAAGAGGAAGCTGCATCAGAACAAGCGGAAGGAGAGAGCAGAGGACAGGAGCCATGTGAAAAACAGCCCCTGCAAAAGGCTCAAGGAG GGGAGCGGCGCGGGGGCTGAGAAGTGCTGTCCCTCCCCTGAAGCGGCCCCAGAGGCTGTGAAGACCGAGAGCCCCCCCCAGTAG